In the genome of Arabidopsis thaliana chromosome 4, partial sequence, the window AGATTGGAtacaagtattttttttttcaaaatatcccCAAAGAGCCTAAAGGCATTGAAAGACTCTATCTACAGAAGAGAGTTCTcttgttaagaaaatattagacAATAATAGAGTATCTTCATTATGTTCTTATAATCTTATCTAATAATTACTCTCACTAAATAAGATGATTATGATTATAGTTTGCTTTCATAAAGATGAATGTATTCAGTTTTACTTATTAAGTATACTTTACTTGGGAATTTATCTATAcctaataaatataaaatagtgtaatcataattaaattgaataaaaaaatgaaaagaaaagatatagtatcttaattatgtttatatCTAATATACTTCCTCTTTCACTAAAAAGATGATTTtaggatttattttttttggttcataaaGATGAATGtaatcaattttatatataaatttatcttcACCAATTAAATATACTATAATGTAAATCTTAAATAAATTGATCAATTTAATCTATAGATTAAAGTTAGAATGGATGagaaaattagtttattaaaaatatgtgaatagtttaaaacacacaactaaaaaacaaagtgaACACATAATAATTTTGCAAACTACAAAATGGGGAGAAATGTGAAGATATTAGTTCATgcaatcctttttttttttttttttttctttctagaatCTCTCCACCTCCAAAGAAatgatttgaatttaaaatgatatgaaacttAATGCTAAAAACCTGTAAAACGATCACCATTTAACAAACTACACTTTACGAAATAGTACATCTGTTGGCATTTTCATCATTCAACATCATAATTTTCGCcatttcagtttcttcttgtttcttccgaattaattcatctttctcttcatttttccCATCATGAATCTCCAATTCTTTAATAactttcatgatttttttcaacaaCTTCTCCTTATTAAAACTTCCAGAGACCTTAATCTTTTGGTTCTCTTTATCCGGCACACATAATGTAACTCCTAATaatcatacaaaacaaattacaacatgcatgcacatatatatatatatatatatatatccctTCATATTACtatcaattatatacatttaaaCTATGATTATAGATATTATTCTACCTTTGAATTTGGATATAGTATGAGTCATAGCTCTCTCGCATATGCTACACTCCGGCATCTTGAATTCGACATGCGAAAAACTAGATCACATATAGAAGAAAAGCTAGTGAGTTACTAAGAGAATTTCATTAACAtgtgtaaaaatatatattacactTACTCCTTAGGAGTATCTGGTTGGTTAAGCGAAATGGAACAACccatcttttaaaatttgagctatcaaagaaataaaataagatgGACCAATTTATGAACAGCCTATAACACTTTATATACTCATACATTCAAACAAATTACTCATACATagaaaacttataatatatttttaacatatacACAAGACagacaatatttttttgaaacagtgaaaaaaagaaatacataatagattatacaattattgatttataccatatatgatttgtataggtttatattttataagcCTTGTATACACATTTTGTTGTGCATAAGGAAACTTATCTTATTAATATTCAATAACAtctgattttgtaattattttataaccattgttttcttaataaattaaatttgaatatatctTTGCAATTATACCTCAAATATTCctaattcaattttgaattttacaaataaaaaaaaatcttatgtttaaatttctcaGGCTTTctaatttgtatttctttaaCTTGggaatataattaaattcaaaGGTTATGCCAAAGACATTAGAGCACCTCTATTGATGCTAAATAGGGTgtctttcttaattttataatagTAGATTAAAGACACTCAtcgaaaaagagaaacaaaaatgtcgCTAGCAAGACACTTAAGACCTCTATTGAAGGcattcttaaaataaaatgtcatatttttattggttttaatttttttaagtttaatatttaataaataaaattaattaaagataTCTTTGACGAGGTTTTGTGATGAGAatgattttttgaaatttcaccGGGAAAATAATAGTCATTTACAAGTACATACGCTATTTGTTAGTCCGTAAAGCTTGCGTTTGAAAAGCATGGTtactttcattattttattaaaattgtgTTCAAATGgttatatttgatttgtttatgtatTGTATAAACTCGTTATGATCTCATATATTCATTTGCtgttaaaaaatgaatttacatGATTACTTGACTCATCTAACTAGTTTAGATCTAGATTGAACCATTTAACCCCATATCATTATAGTAAGTGAAGTGATAGTTCGTATATTTCTCGGCACACAAAAAGTTCATGTATGTTTACGAAAACCAAGAGGTtgttagtatatttttttttatggaatTTCTCTAAGATCTTAATATTCTTTGTTagtttctttaacaaaaaaatatatattctttgttaGTGTGAGTCTATAAGTATTAAGTAGTCTTGGAATAACTCTTTTGTAAAGCTcttcatatatgttttgtaaAGAAATATTTCTATGCTTTTAAGCACTCTTCAAGGTATAGAACTAGAAGTTTTGACAGTTTTATAAAAAGTCAATGGCTTAATAAGTTAATATTGACAGTATTATCAAAAGTCAATGCTATATGTAATTAGCTTATTTGTTAGTTCTAAACGCGTTATgtcataatttattattaaaaagtgATCAACGTTgggcatttggtctagtgATCAAAATTTTGCAGATGCTGCAATTAACAAGTCTCAATAACTGAGTTTTCTAAGTGATTATCTTTCTCTCAGGCATATCATCGAACAACTTACAGGCATCCACCAAAGTCTACCAAAGAAGAGCTTTTTCTTGGTTATCCTCTGGAGAAGATGAGTTCTTATGAGATTGGGCATATAAATCTGATCTGGGCACAAGCCGTCTTCGAAGTTCATGGCctacagagaaagaagaaataaccaaaaattgaCGTTTTTGTCTGTTCGGttaattttgtctctttttgttgtttgagtCAACATCAACAAGGTATATTTTTTATGTGGTGAGTCATTGTcattgtcatcatcatcatcatcagcagcagcagcagctccTTCACATTGTAAATAGTCATACGGTAACGTGTTCTCTCTAGAAACCAAAGACATCAAAGGAAAATTTagaattgataaaaaaaaaatatggatacaattcgatttttttcttgtagctCTCTCCCTCAAGACATAATCCTGAAGATCGGCTCTTCTCTTCAGGTTTTtgcttgtattttttttactaattcttcagttttttttttattgtgatGCTACTTCTTGGTAAATTGTGTGCTATTTGATGAATAGGTGATTGATCTTTGTGCATTAAGTAGCTGTTCTACGTTTTGGAGAGAGTTATGTGGTTCTGATATCTTATGGGAACCTCTGTTTAGGCAAAGATGGCCTTTATTGTCCTCATTTGAATCTGATGGAGAcaatactctgtttctttaaacCCAAACCAATGAAAATTCTCAGGTAGAAATGAGACAGTTCCATGgattcttgtttctttcaaattcaagtttctgagttgttttagattttggcCATTTTTGTAGGATAGtgagtttgtttgttgttgaattgAATTCTATTTATGATGAATTGGTTCTCATTAGATGGATGATGTTTGATTGACATGGTAGAGAACAATTGTTTAGTTGAGATATTTAACAATTGTTCTGTCTTGGAGAAACAAATTACTGAGGCATATTGAAGGTGATGTGATTCTTGATATTATCTGCTTTAATTGTGGATAGTTGGATTATAGAAAGCTTGAGACTTTTTTCTTGAAGAGGTGATAGTTGGAATTGGACATGGTCATCATAATCGTTTATATATCTCAACTTGCAGTTAGACTTTGcttgtttataatttgttgtTGTGGCAGAGACTAAAATTCTTTGTTGTTGCGTTAGCATTACTTTGAGGTCTATTACAGGTTTCATGAATAGTCTATTTTAAAGCTTTTGTAGGAATGGAGAAGATTTTATGTGATGCAACACAAGGAAATGGCATCAAGAGCTTCCGAGGTGATTAAATATGTGACTAAGTCTCCTGCTACGTTGTCTTTAGAGGCAGGTATATATCTGCACGCGGTTGAAACCATGAGCTCGATGCGGTTTGGATTTCAAGATGTGGagttatttttcttcaaaccaAACTTAAGTGTGCTGCTCAACCTCATTGGACTCATTTACTGCATACAACACTTGAAACCGCGGGTTAGTTACTCCCAGAGAAAGTCGACCGGCCTTTCGGAAcattttctaacttctttaacattttctttctgCAGCGAGAGCAAGTCGTGGATGTGCTAAGGCAATGTGGAATCTCAGAGCAGCTAGTTTGGGTGAAATGGTTAACGTTAGGTCGATGGTCAGGTGGGAGTCGAATGAGAGACGACATCGTGTCGCGTCAGGTCTCTCTAGTCGATGTTGTAACAGGGAAAGAAGAAACGGTTCTACGAGTGCTTCAACGAGGAGTTGTTCACGAAGTTCTACGTGTTTGTATCTCAACCGTTGATCTTGCCTGTGCACCTTGCAGCAGTAGCACCATCAGAAACTACTAAACTGTTTCAAGGATTCGAGGATTACAAGTTGAATTGGATTCAATGAATGTGATTAAACATGTGATATTGAAACAGTATTGAAGTTCGAGTAAATAATAACAACGCGCAATTCAAATGCAAACGATTGTATGGAGAATTAACTGTAAGAAATTCGCggtaaaaaaactgaaattataGGATTCATATATTGGGCCTTAGTATATTTTCGGCCCATTACCAAAATTATCTTAAACAAGTTTGAGTCCTAAACCCTTTTCTCCGGTTACAGCTACACCGCCGTTTTCTCTCTCCGCcgtcttttctcttcttctccgactGGTAAAAATCCTCTCTCCAGAACTCTGGTCTCccgttatatatatatgctcgTCTACATTCTCCAATTGCTTCTCGAGTTCTTAGCTCATATCAGTCACATGTTGTTCTCTGTAAATTCAATTCCCTAATTtcaatttgaaattttctcTGTTGGTGAAAAGGCTCTGCTATTTGATTAGGTTGATGCATAGTAATTCGATTTCGAAACTCTGCTTTTAATTCCATAGACTATATAATGgaaaagatgatgataacAAGTTACTTGACTGATGATTATACAATCACATTATGCTTAtgctaaagtttttttttttgtatgttcaTGTAGAATCTGTGAAGGTGAATTTCGGagttgagaaagagagattagCGTGTAATGGCGATCGATAATGGCaagcttcaagaagaagaagcctcATCTGTTACTCGATTCTATAACATTATTTTGGGTTGGGACTATAAACAGCTTACTAAAGAGAATGAGGTACTTCATCATCATACAACAAACTCCGTTTCTTCTTAGGCGAAtgtgagatttgtttttcttttatcttacTGTGTATTATGTAATGCAGAGGAAAAATAGAAAGGATTCTAAAGAGAAATTGAATGTTGTAAAGAATACTTATAAAGATGTTGATGATTATTTCGAGACTTTTGAACCATTGCTCTTCGAGGAAGTTAAAGCTCAAATTTTGCAGAATAAAGATGGTGAAGAAGGTTAGATACATAGAACTTAAATACAATTGgcttttttcttattacttTTGTCCATCCATTGATCATGAAAGAAAGTGGCAGTTGTTATTTTCAGctattaaaactaaatttgtaTACTTGTAGTAAGGTTTTATGTTTAGATAACTAGTTTTTAACGTATTTGGTTCTGGTTGTGGAAATGgttttttctgtcttttttccTCTTAGCATCGGTGTGTAAAATGAGATTGGTAATGGAGTGCAACGAGGGCGAAGGGTTTCACTTTCTGTTAGTCACATACGAACATGAGGAGGATGAATATCTTGCTCAAAATGATCTTTTATTGCTATCAAAAGAAGAGGTACATATACTattcctttgtttttgtttgattttccgAGGGTGTTGTATGACTTGCATTTCTGATTTTGTACTTTCttgtataaaattttcattatcgAATGTTGGATTCACTTAGAGATTAACTTTTGCAGGTTAAAGGGAATTCATTTCCTTCATCTTATGGGTTTGCTGTAGTGGAACATCGTCAAAAtaatcttcttcgtcttcggATGTATTTAGCTGAAGACATTGTGCAGATAACCAAGAATACTAAATCCTCTAGAACAAAGTCATTTATCCAAGCGCTTTCAAATATGCGTTCTCTTATTACATCATCTGCCAGCCCTATTGACAAAAGGGTATTCAGTTTAAAGGTCAGTTGTTATGAGACACAGCAACTATGTATAGTTAttatatcatttgtttttttccataaatTGGATGATAAGCCTTAATAATGTGGTCTAGTTTTAGGTTGTGTTATGCTAGCTTggcttctcttttctctttcttttatactttAATACTAGTTAGAATCTTAATGAACTTAAGCGACTGTTGTTGACATGATACATATCCTTTCTAGATATAATATAGTTCCCTTCTCTGATACAGCGTCTTTCATGGATGGTTTGTTAATTTGTAGTTATGTGGTTTATCAACCATTATTCGGGAATATATAGCACTACGATCAGTTAGTTCGCTCCCTTTCAAGGATTTAATCTTCACTGCAGCAGAAAAATCTTGTGGTTTTGGAGATGAAGCATGGAAAATATCTGGACCTCTGAATGAATTCTTTAACGAAAACCTTAACAAATCCCAAAAGGAGGCAATTGATGTAAGTCTAGCCTTGTAAATTCTTTCCTTAGAGACTTTGACAGTTTCCCTAACACAGATTTGGGctctttgtttcaaaatacaattttgcAGGTTGGTCTATCAAGAAAATCCTTCGTCTTAATACAGGTTGACTTCTCCActtataattgttttattgtttcttgagGACTTATTACTTAGCTTTTACATGTTAAGATTGCATGTCAAAAACACAATCATTTTCAATGAGAAAGCCCTCAATTGAcatgaaattaaaattctcCAGCATGCTTACTGAGCTAGCACTCAAAGTCTTATATTTGACTCTCAAGATTGCCTTTTAAAAATATGCAgatgaaaaccaaaattattcTAAGTTGGCATTTTTTAGATCTTGTTGACTACATGAATATGAGAAACTTCTTTGTCAAACTGTATTGGCAGTCAATAGGGATATAACAGACTTGTTTTTCAAATTGCATTGAAAAGCAGATGAATT includes:
- a CDS encoding F-box-like protein; the protein is MQHKEMASRASEVIKYVTKSPATLSLEAGIYLHAVETMSSMRFGFQDVELFFFKPNLSVLLNLIGLIYCIQHLKPRREQVVDVLRQCGISEQLVWVKWLTLGRWSGGSRMRDDIVSRQVSLVDVVTGKEETVLRVLQRGVVHEVLRVCISTVDLACAPCSSSTIRNY
- a CDS encoding F-box-like protein, whose amino-acid sequence is MDTIRFFSCSSLPQDIILKIGSSLQEWRRFYVMQHKEMASRASEVIKYVTKSPATLSLEAGIYLHAVETMSSMRFGFQDVELFFFKPNLSVLLNLIGLIYCIQHLKPRREQVVDVLRQCGISEQLVWVKWLTLGRWSGGSRMRDDIVSRQVSLVDVVTGKEETVLRVLQRGVVHEVLRVCISTVDLACAPCSSSTIRNY
- a CDS encoding superoxide dismutase 1 copper chaperone-like protein, with translation MGCSISLNQPDTPKDFSHVEFKMPECSICERAMTHTISKFKGVTLCVPDKENQKIKVSGSFNKEKLLKKIMKVIKELEIHDGKNEEKDELIRKKQEETEMAKIMMLNDENANRCTIS